The Cucurbita pepo subsp. pepo cultivar mu-cu-16 chromosome LG08, ASM280686v2, whole genome shotgun sequence genome contains a region encoding:
- the LOC111800845 gene encoding transcription factor MYB80-like isoform X1, whose translation MGRIPCCEKENVKRGQWTPEEDNKLSSYISQHGTRNWRLIPKNAGLQRCGKSCRLRWTNYLRPDLKHGQFSDMEEQTIVKLHSVVGNRWSLIAAQLTGRTDNDVKNHWNTKLKKKLSGMGIDPVTHKPFSHLMAEIATTLAPPQVAHLAEAALGCFKDEMLHLLTKKCVDFQLQQANVPPGSSSGTYNHNNQNEKDGTVENIKLGLSRAIQQSDLITPYKPWNSTDATTTNLEGTSNCFPASTSGFQYPPPSFGNEGDVPSWSQSMCTGSTCTGGEQQGQLHEILEEHREELSEGGKEMRNGTSIFSSDSVLWDLPCDDLMNPIV comes from the exons atggggAGAATTCCATGCTGTGAGAAGGAAAATGTTAAGAGAGGACAGTGGACGCCTGAAGAAGATAACAAGCTCTCTTCCTACATTTCTCAGCATGGCACTCGCAACTGGCGCCTTATACCCAAGAATGCTG GTCTCCAAAGATGTGGGAAGAGCTGCAGGCTACGTTGGACGAATTACCTGCGCCCCGACCTCAAGCATGGCCAATTTTCGGATATGGAAGAGCAAACTATTGTCAAGCTACATTCTGTTGTTGGCAACAG GTGGTCTCTGATTGCAGCTCAGTTAACTGGCCGCACCGACAATGATGTCAAGAATCACTGGAACACTaagctgaagaagaagctaTCAGGTATGGGCATTGATCCAGTTACTCACAAACCATTTTCCCATCTAATGGCTGAAATCGCCACCACTTTAGCCCCTCCACAAGTTGCCCATCTTGCTGAGGCTGCGCTTGGCTGCTTCAAAGACGAAATGCTTCACCTTCTTACTAAGAAGTGTGTTGACTTCCAGCTCCAACAGGCCAATGTACCGCCGGGAAGTTCCTCAGGAACTTATAATCACAACAATCAAAATGAGAAAGATGGTACTGTCGAGAATATCAAACTTGGTTTGTCAAGAGCCATTCAACAGTCTGATCTGATCACTCCATATAAGCCTTGGAATTCTACTGATGCAACAACAACGAACTTGGAGGGGACAAGCAATTGCTTCCCAGCATCAACGTCAGGATTTCAATACCCGCCGCCCTCGTTCGGCAATGAAGGGGATGTGCCGTCATGGAGCCAGAGCATGTGTACGGGGAGTACGTGCACTGGAGGAGAACAACAGGGGCAACTGCATGAAATCCTTGAAGAACACAGAGAGGAGCTATCAGAGGGTGGAAAAGAGATGAGAAATGGGACAAGTATATTCAGTTCAGACTCTGTGTTGTGGGATTTGCCATGTGATGATCTGATGAATCCAATAGTATGA
- the LOC111800845 gene encoding transcription factor MYB80-like isoform X2: MGRIPCCEKENVKRGQWTPEEDNKLSSYISQHGTRNWRLIPKNAGLQRCGKSCRLRWTNYLRPDLKHGQFSDMEEQTIVKLHSVVGNRWSLIAAQLTGRTDNDVKNHWNTKLKKKLSAPPQVAHLAEAALGCFKDEMLHLLTKKCVDFQLQQANVPPGSSSGTYNHNNQNEKDGTVENIKLGLSRAIQQSDLITPYKPWNSTDATTTNLEGTSNCFPASTSGFQYPPPSFGNEGDVPSWSQSMCTGSTCTGGEQQGQLHEILEEHREELSEGGKEMRNGTSIFSSDSVLWDLPCDDLMNPIV; the protein is encoded by the exons atggggAGAATTCCATGCTGTGAGAAGGAAAATGTTAAGAGAGGACAGTGGACGCCTGAAGAAGATAACAAGCTCTCTTCCTACATTTCTCAGCATGGCACTCGCAACTGGCGCCTTATACCCAAGAATGCTG GTCTCCAAAGATGTGGGAAGAGCTGCAGGCTACGTTGGACGAATTACCTGCGCCCCGACCTCAAGCATGGCCAATTTTCGGATATGGAAGAGCAAACTATTGTCAAGCTACATTCTGTTGTTGGCAACAG GTGGTCTCTGATTGCAGCTCAGTTAACTGGCCGCACCGACAATGATGTCAAGAATCACTGGAACACTaagctgaagaagaagctaTCAG CCCCTCCACAAGTTGCCCATCTTGCTGAGGCTGCGCTTGGCTGCTTCAAAGACGAAATGCTTCACCTTCTTACTAAGAAGTGTGTTGACTTCCAGCTCCAACAGGCCAATGTACCGCCGGGAAGTTCCTCAGGAACTTATAATCACAACAATCAAAATGAGAAAGATGGTACTGTCGAGAATATCAAACTTGGTTTGTCAAGAGCCATTCAACAGTCTGATCTGATCACTCCATATAAGCCTTGGAATTCTACTGATGCAACAACAACGAACTTGGAGGGGACAAGCAATTGCTTCCCAGCATCAACGTCAGGATTTCAATACCCGCCGCCCTCGTTCGGCAATGAAGGGGATGTGCCGTCATGGAGCCAGAGCATGTGTACGGGGAGTACGTGCACTGGAGGAGAACAACAGGGGCAACTGCATGAAATCCTTGAAGAACACAGAGAGGAGCTATCAGAGGGTGGAAAAGAGATGAGAAATGGGACAAGTATATTCAGTTCAGACTCTGTGTTGTGGGATTTGCCATGTGATGATCTGATGAATCCAATAGTATGA